Below is a window of Cygnus atratus isolate AKBS03 ecotype Queensland, Australia chromosome 3, CAtr_DNAZoo_HiC_assembly, whole genome shotgun sequence DNA.
TCAAGAGTAATTTTAGAATGGATAGTTCTGCTGAAGAAGAGGAGATCCCCCTAAATGAAGATAGGACCACTGCTAGCCTCCTACCACCTCTGCTGACTGACCAATCTGGTTCAGTCTTTGGACTTTACCCTCATTCCAGTAAGGCTTCAGATGACAAAAACACTAGTTCTATAAAGTGTGAAACAAAGTCCATTGTATCATCTTCTATTAGTGCTTTCACACTGCCAGTAATTAAACTAAATAACTGTGTTATTGATGAGCCCAGTATAGACAACATAACCGAGGACTCAGAGGTCACAAAGAGTTGGTCCAGAAATCTGTCGATGGACTCTCTGGCCATTCCATTAACTGACACCAAGGAATCCTGCAAACCAGCTGCGGCCATGCTACCACGGCATAATTCATTTGTGGACACTCCACATGATCAGTTCAAATCTTCTATGACCATCGGACCAAGTACAGGAAAGCTTTTATCCCCTGGTGCTGCCAGGAAACAGTTTGGGTCCAACACATCTTTGCATCTTCTGTCTTCACATTCAAAGTCCCTGGATTTGGACAGGGGTCCATCTACACTCACTGTCCAAGCTGAACAAAGGAAACATCCCAGCTGGCCCAGACTGGATCGGAGCAACAGTAAAGGATATATGAAACTAGAAAACAAAGAGGACCCGATGGACAGGTTACTTGTGCCACAAGCAGTGGTCAAAAAAGACTTTACCaataaagaaaagcttcttATGATATCGAGATCTCATAATAATTTGAGTTTTGAACATGATGAGTTTTTGAGTAACAACCTAAAGCGGGGAACTTCAGAAACAaggttttaatatttaaattgcaaTTTACAATATAttcaacagtattttttaaaaaaccatTTTGACAAATGTTTCCTTCTCAGTGAAACTAGAACAAGCCTGTTTTTATCTAGATGATTAATAGCATATTAATATTGGCTTGTGTAAACAGAGATCTTTGTCTTTGTAAGTCCAAGAGTTTTTTGTCACAGTAACATACAGCTGCAATACAGTACATTATCATTTCTCAGAGAGTTTTGGTATGacttattacatttttttccaagtcattaTTCCTTCTGTTCTATACAAGCATGTTACTTTCTATCAATTTGACTCCAAAAACCTGCATTAGAATTAAAAGTTCCATTTACCTGTAGGTTCTACTTATTTAATGACTGCAAGAGTCTAAAAATTGTGTTTGCAGTCCAGAATGGGAAGTGAGGAGAAATACATACTGGAATTGTCAAATTCAGGCCTTTATCTTTATCCTTGGTGTTGTCTTTCACATATAATACACCTCAGTAACAACAATCTTGCCATTGTCATTGTGAGAATCTTGTTTACGTATGGGGGTGGGTGGATAGAAAAGAGTggatatcaaaacatttttgtgaatTCATTGTAGTTGGTCAAGTTGAATACCGGTGTTGTGAATTATTAACTATGCTTTGTACAATAATATTTCTACATCCATTATGATTTAATCCTAAAATTCCAGGAAAGCATACATAAAgtaagaaatctgaaaattctTCTGGGGTTAGttctttaaagcattttgattggcagcagttttaaaatcaaagtataCTGATTAAAATCATAGGGACGTAATGAATGCTAACAGGGTTTTAGAAACATGGTATATAGTAAAATGATATCATGACATGAATCTGAAGAGaataatggaaaatgaatatattgCCTCTCATTACAATAGCAAGATGCTAAATAACTAGGTCTCTATGGTCAAGATACTGATACAAAGCATATAATTCAATATGTATACTAAGTATTACAAAAGCCCCTTGCCTAAATTTTGATGTATATATTTCACATAATTATTGGGATGGTGGTTCATTGGAGGCTTAGCTGGGGTAATTTGCATTAGAAGATTTTGCAAAAGGAAGtgacatttaaaacaatatttttctcagcagaGTAAGTTCCTCAGTTGACAATTGTAGGctattgttaaagaaaatgagaatttgaaTGTGCATACCAGAAAgtttttgtgtatttcattAAGGTATTTAGGCTGTGATCCTGCCATGACAGCCATGCTAGAGAATGTCAGTTCTAGTTGCAAGGCTCACTTAACAGGAAGTTGGTTGTATGTGGTCATTTTGGATATATTCACTTAAATACTCAGGAATTGTTTTTAACGGCTTCTCCCAAAAAGAATCAAGCCTGTTAAACTGTAGTTGTACTTCAGTTGGTTATGAAAGATCAAAGATAAAATACAtactctctctctccttttttatttttaaatattcagctcCAGATTTCAACTGCGCAATGTTTATGTATCAAGAGCATTACTTGCTCAGTGAATTGAGGCATAGTGTTAACTGTTAGAACCTCAAGCCTATATATTGTAACAGAGTTGGCTAAATATTTTGCTATGAAGCTTTTAATAACTTTCCGGTTTGTGTTCTTAAgacatttgctattttttgaaacgaaaataaaatgtatctcTACATATATCTGCTGTTAAGACATGTTTTTCCTCTATAATCTCAAATCCTCCATATCAGAATATAATTATCATAATATTGTACATAACATTATGCTTAATATATTAGCCTTCCACTAGATATTTGGCTATGACTAATTAATTTCAATGACATCCCTCCACATGTAAAGGTTGAATTTACTgtgtttctaatatttttttaatgtaatgtgaATTGtattcaaaatgcttttgataTAAGGAAATTTTGTATAAAAAGAACACCTTGTTCTTTTTAGTTTGGCAGTACGTTTCGAAAAATGGAAACTATTATTGAAAAGACGTGAATGATGTaagcttttatttcctgaataACTAAATTAAATCTTAGcttaaaagactgttttttttgtttaccaTCATATGTGGGAATAGTGGTCCTTTTATAAGTATAGCAAGGCatgagcttttaatttttaacatagATACCTGGTACTGAAAAATGtactgatttcagaaaaatctaCCTGGTTGAGAGACCAAAGTAAAGTTACTGACTTAAATTTGCAAGAAATCAAAATAGCACCATACAAAGAAATTGTGTGATTGACAGATTGACTACAAAAATATTCCCAAATTACCCTAAAATGGAACATTTCATTTAGATAATAGCATCTACTGTAAGTTCCAGAAATAATAAGCTCATCCAGTACATATTAAGTAACAAGATAACTCAAAAGTGACGGTAACCTTGTTTCCTGGGATTTTCATATCTCAAACTTTAAAGATATGTGTCAAATGATTTATAAGGCATAAAGTCTAAGGTGCTAAGTCTGATGAAaggtttaatattttaaaaaagttggCTAGGACTCCATTTTTGCCCAGATACGCTAACCACAGTCACTCTGGAAATAAAGGGCCTTGCATCTTCCCATATTCCTTGGGTAATTCCAACTCAACCTCTAGtcagaaaaagttttaaatgttcaAAAGACCTGAACACTAATCTTCATATATTGAGGTGGGAAACCACAGTAGGGTGCAGATGTCTGAACTCTTAGTAACACATGTTCAGATAGCAAGTAAAGACCTGGTGAAGACAGGAGCATTTCTTAAACCTCACTGGTATCTTTAGGGCATAACTATATTCACTCAGTTGCTGATTCAGTTCAcagactttattattattattattattattgttattattattattattattatttagctCATTTCTGATGCTCTGAACAACTATTGATGTTCTGTGCAGCCCCACAATGAATTGCTCCAATACAACTTCAGGGTGAAAAAGAAGCCAAAGACAGGaagttttaaactgtttttctcatatgggaaaataattatatagACACCCCACAAGACTTTTCATGCAATAGGAAGCTAAACCTTACATCTAGCCCTTGGAAGATGTTATGGGACCACATCCTTTGTATGCAATAATCCAGAAGGAAATCATTTGTATTGTACAAGTAGTGAGTTCAGCTCCTTCTTCTCCATAAGACCATTGAAATATACATGTGTTCTACCTCTCAGGTAAGCATCTTAATCACAGCCTGTGGCTTAGACTGGTGTTACAATCTGTCCATCCCTCCTGGCAAAGCTGTTTCAGTCTGCTCATTTATTGGGCAAAATTCATCAGGAAATAAAGAGGACAATTCTGCCGTGACAGAAGAGAAAGTCTGGGTTGCATTGTCTTTTCCAGATTGTTTCTATACTTAACATGAAATACTGACTGAGTAAAAACCTTAAAACAGGGTCTGTGTCTGGCCAGTTTGATATTTTAGCTGTTCCTTTGGAGAACCCAGTTCACCCTCCATGTGAGCCAATGAACCTGACTTTTCCATGCAGTTCAGTGCAGAGTTCAGCAGGAGGGAGTGGCAAACGCACCAGCTGCAAATACTGTTACCTGTAGACAGGAAGGTCTTGGCGTGGGGTTCTCTGAAGCAAAAGGACTTCAGTATGGTGCTCCCCATCCTGATGGCTACCCTAATGCTTGGGCTTCATAAAGGATGGAAAGGCAGcctggttttaaaaatgaaaagtaatgtTATAAATGAGCAGAATTTCTAAGGCTACCAGTTTTGGAGGCAGGCATCCATATCTGTCCCTCAGCATAGATTAGACAGCTAAATAAATTTTGTGCAACCATCTCAGAGAGCCTTTCTCAGATCTAGCATTGATTTTACTTATCCTTAAAATATAGCATTACTAGTCCATTAGTTTCTCCTATATGAAATTTGGGCAATAGTTTTGACCTGCAgcatcttttctctctgaaaagttCTTTTAGTAGCTTGTGGAGTTCCTGGATTGGAACcttccagagaggctgtggatgccccatccctggaggtgttcaagaccaggctggtagaggccctgggcaacctgatctagtgggtggcagCCCTGttcatggcaggggggttgaaaccaggtgatctttaaggtcccttccaacctgagccattctatgattggTTTAGTATAGTGCTTTTACAGATAAGTTGTTCTTTCTAGGAGTGTATCTCTGACACTTTCCTGGAAGTTCTGACTTCATATTCCTAGCactatctttttttgttgttaattttccTACAAAGTGTGATGTTATGGTGAACAAGCAGAAATCTTTTAGAAAGACTGCGTGCATGCAtatatgaaaatgcaaatggtATAAGTGGTCTATTATAATGTAGGAGTGCTTCAATTAGTATGATTTAGCTACTCAAGGGCAAGTTCATGCCCTTTATTTAAACCATTTCAAATTAAACTCGGGAGCAAATTAATTATAGTTATCACAGCTATCACGTTTAACATTCAGTTAACATTTATTAACTCTTTCATCAATGTTCCGTGAATGGCAATGCTGAGTTGTGTTTTAGGTCTTGGTATTTCAAATTAACCTCACCAGAGTACTTTATACTTTCAGTAAAGCCCAAACAATATAGTTTATCTGAATGACAGTTGGCAGAAATACAACCCTGAGTCTCATAAACAGTGGAAATCTGATAGTTCAATAGTTAGATAgttaaattataattataatattatataatattaaattataatagatagttaaatttatttatttattgttattttagtTTACAATAGTttattgaatttaaaatataagaacatactatattaaatgaaaagcagtatGTCTAATTGTTGTCTTGGTTCTAATTCTAATTGGCAGACAGCTTCATAGGAGAGTATAGAATCACTATAAATTATCCATAGGAAGAATTATTAATCCATTGTTGTCCTTAATCACTTTTTATTCCAGCTAGCGTAATTATTCAGGATAGCATTCCTAGGAATAGCTAATCCATTTCTGAATCCCACCAAACCCTTCGGTttactaatatttattttggaaactaCTGCAGATTAATTGAGTTATGCCAATAAATATACTTCTCTTGTTAGTTTGAAAATTTTATCAGCACTTTAATTTCATTGCAGTAGCGAGTTGCTGGGCTATTAAAAAAACGTACCCAAAATAACCTGGTATCTGTTGATATTTCTGTGGATTTTCTATTCTTAAAGCTATTCATCACAATAGTTGCTCAGAGTTATCCTGTGATTCACTGCACAACACATTTAACACTTAGATCTTTCTGTTCTCAGAATAAGTTCCTGCCTTGTAGGAAATACTTGTTCTAGTACACATTTTGTCACTTTTACTGTTAAATTTCTGCTCATCTCATCATCCCATTAAGAcaattcagttttccttctgatcTTTCCCATATTGATACAATGTCCCTACTTAGGCTGCAAATAGCAGATAGTGCAGCCCAATAGAGTAGATCTGTAGTTGGTGCTGAGGACCCAACAGAAGCAGACCTGCAGTTGGTGCTGGGGGCACCAACTTAATTCTTGTCTTtagttctttgattttttttttcctgaagttttccATCCTACCTGGATCACACTAGCAGGCTTACAAGAGACCAGATagctcctcctttccttctttctgatatttcatAAATGCAGTTAATAAGATTACTATTTTTAATGCGTATTGGCTTCCCTCTCTCTGTCAACTCAGTAGATTTATTGAAATTCCTTGCTACAATGTTTTTCATGTGCCGGTTTTTTCAGGCTGCTGCAAGAGAGATTACCTGCTTCCACACAGTGAGAGCATTCAGGGCTTGAATTTAGCCTTCTTACAGGTGAGCATTTACATATCTTTCATTTCacactttctttcttccatttgccACACCTCCCCATCTCCCATTTCCAGACCTTTTTTCCTACTAGTCATCCCATTTCATCCCACTTCTGTAATAGTGACCCCAGGTAAAAAATGAGGCAAAGTATTCACTTAGCATATAGGCTGTATCTggaatgaacatttttttctttttaaactgggTAAAAGAGTATCTGAATGTGACGCTTTACATCTTGCAGTGCATTTCCACATGTACTGTCTGTTCTGTTACATTTTCCCATTACGTTTACTTGTaggtgttcttttctttttggtttagttttggTGAGGTTCTCCTTAATTCGGCTAGGATTGGAATTCTCTTCAGAAGCTTCCTGCAGTTGAGGtgcatgtttgtttgtgttagttttaaaaaataaataaataaataaataaaatcttccttATCCAATACTCAAATCCCCAGCCTTCTTGTCTGGATGATTTCAACAACtagctttcttctgaaattatcaaaatttcttcatctgaaatcaACACCTGACTTGGAGTCCCACTGTAGTTTATCCttgttgtttaaaattaattggaTCAGCTCATTACTACTTCAGTTTGTAGGAGCATCTTGTCTATGGCACACTTAGTGCTTAACATAAGCTACTCAGTTTTTGCTACAATGATTATGGTAGACATCTGTTGGCTCTTCCTTCTAGGGATCTCTATACTCAGTTGTCACAACCACCATTTGTTcagtctttattattttttttttaatgggaaattaAGTTTTCTGCAAGGCAAAGGTTAAAACTCAAGGTAAAGACAAAGCAATAATTAATATATGTCTACTTTTTAATTCAGTCATCACAGGGAAAAGTATTCCTGTGCTTTCTGTCTACTTTTCTTGACTTTCTGGAGgtcttaaatatttctgcataatactcctgaaaacagaaagctaaaACAAAGTATCCAGGATGAGAGTATAACTTTGTTACataacaaaattatattttcagtatttttttccagtcatacTGATGAACATAATGTATTTCCACTGAGCTACCTTCACTGAGATGTGGCTTGCTATTCTGTGTAAGTTCAGTTTGTTTTGAGATTATGACAGTacagaaacacttcagaaaactttccactgtgcattttttttggtgtgtgtgtgtttttcagaaataattttaaattcagatatGTTACCCTGAAGGAATATTGctccagtttatttttgttactttcttcTTGTAGCCACCAGTTTTTCAAGGGTCTCAATGAcctcaaataaaaatgtgtgaataGAAGAATATGGGGAAGATCAGCTACTATTATACGGAGGTTATAATATAGTTAAACTCAACTTGCACTTGCAGAGAATTCATTATCATTTTAACAGACAGGAAGCACTGATATATGATGTGAGCATATTTTATTATATCTGTGGCAAACAAGTGTTCTTTATTATGTCTTTATGGGGACCAGGAAGAGCATTAGATTTATAACTAAATTAAATAACAGTACTCTTTGAGTCTTTTGCAGAGGAGTTGGGTTTATACAATAGATTAAGAGGGGTTAGGAAATAATAAAGTGAACATTAGATTCTCATTAAActacattttctaaatttataTGCCTTATAACTAGCACTCAAATGGAGAACTCTTGCTAACTATCACAGAAGATAGTTCTGGTCATTCTTCTAAAGAAGAAAGTACACATTTCATATACATTGACtttttgaaagaataattttattccCGTAACATTGATACCTATCTCACTGTTATCTGGACTGGCAGGTTTGCAAAGTTCTTGTATCTTTTCTTAATACTTCATTGTACgttgcatttttctcttgaaagtaGAACAGGGAGAGCATTCCCGGAAATCACTAAGAACTCTCTGATGTTTGTGTACACACCTACACCCCATTACAGTGATTACAGACTTTTTGGTCTTATAATTGCTTTATGATGACTAAACCCTGTCTGCCAACATACAGGTTAGACTCCgacctcttcttcctttccacacctttctaCATAATCCAACTCCTTAAACAGTTGTGGTCAATGacatttttatctgattttctgTCTCTATTTACTCTTGTCAAACATCCACTTTCTTGGTTATTATCTATGAATGAGCACAACAATTTCAGAAATTGAAATCCATTCCTGAAAATAGTAAACAAGTTTACTTGGCACGTATTATTGTTAAGTCATTTTATTCAGCTTCAGAACTGCTTCTGAAGGTAGGCATGGGTGCTTCTTAATGACTGTGTCTACAATAGCCAGTTACTTTCTCCTCCAAGATCTGAAAAGCTTAATTAGTTGATGTTATAAGTATCTTTCCAAACCTAaggcaagtggaaaaaaaaaaaaaaagtatctgtgaGCTCTCCCATATTTCCAGAACAGAttgaaaggattattttttaat
It encodes the following:
- the TMEM200A gene encoding transmembrane protein 200A, encoding MIATGGVITGLAALKRQDSARSQQHVNLATAPASEEKKPVRRRPRADVVIVRGKIRLYSPSGFFLVLGVLIAFLGIAMAILGYWPQKEQLLGSEDKLSVNETEVLRNQGSILLRFFEQHVHSDKMKMLGPFTMGIGIFIFICANAILHENRDKETKIIHMRDIYSTVIDIHTLRIKEQKQLSGAFAGLLGEGELGHSGSSCASRLAANTIAPFSGFKSNFRMDSSAEEEEIPLNEDRTTASLLPPLLTDQSGSVFGLYPHSSKASDDKNTSSIKCETKSIVSSSISAFTLPVIKLNNCVIDEPSIDNITEDSEVTKSWSRNLSMDSLAIPLTDTKESCKPAAAMLPRHNSFVDTPHDQFKSSMTIGPSTGKLLSPGAARKQFGSNTSLHLLSSHSKSLDLDRGPSTLTVQAEQRKHPSWPRLDRSNSKGYMKLENKEDPMDRLLVPQAVVKKDFTNKEKLLMISRSHNNLSFEHDEFLSNNLKRGTSETRF